Proteins found in one Neomonachus schauinslandi chromosome 1, ASM220157v2, whole genome shotgun sequence genomic segment:
- the CLEC4G gene encoding C-type lectin domain family 4 member G, giving the protein MDTVGYSKWVGGLEEVPGGHWGRWGHWGRRLLFMGLVLVVATVLWALILSILISKASTERGALLGHQDLLRTNASEQTAALGALSQEVRACNSCCLGTQALLQRARTELGEAQAKLIQQESALKELSDRVTQSLAEAGRDREDIRSELFRALEAVRLGNSSCEECPASWLPFQGSCYLFSVQRATWEESQGNCAGAGAHLVIVGDLDEQGFLSRNTRGRGYWLGLRAVRRARKIQGYQWVDGVPLSFSHWNVGEPNDSMGREDCAMMLRTGMWNDAPCDNERDNWICEKRRSC; this is encoded by the exons ATGGACACTGTCGGGTACAGCAAGTGGGTCGGCGGGCTCGAGGAAGTCCCTGGAG GGCACTGGGGACGCTGGGGACACTGGGGACGGAGACTCCTCTTCATGGGCCTGGTTCTGGTGGTAGCCACAGTCCTGTGGGCCCTCATTCTGAGCATCCTAATTTCTAAAG CCTCCACAGAGCGAGGGGCGCTGCTTGGCCACCAGGACCTGCTGCGGACAAACG CCTCGGAGCAGACGGCGGCGCTGGGTGCTTTGAGCCAGGAGGTCCGAGCCTGCAATAGCTGCT GCTTGGGGACACAGGCGCTGCTGCAGAGGGCACGCACCGAGCTTGGGGAGGCGCAGGCAAAGCTGATCCAGCAAGAGAGTGCCCTGAAAGAACTGAGCGATCGCG TAACCCAGAGCTTGGCTGAAGCGGGCAGGGACCGCGAGGACATCCGCAGTGAGCTGTTCAGGGCTCTGGAGGCGGTCCGGCTGGGGAACA GCTCCTGTGAGGAGTGCCCCGCATCATGGCTGCCCTTCCAGGGCTCCTGCTACCTTTTCTCCGTCCAGCGGGCCACGTGGGAGGAGTCGCAGGGCAACTGCGCGGGCGCAGGCGCACACTTGGTGATTGTCGGGGACCTGGATGAGCAG GGCTTCCTGAGTCGGAACACACGAGGCCGCGGTTACTGGCTGGGCCTGAGGGCGGTGCGCCGCGCGCGCAAGATCCAGGGCTACCAGTGGGTAGACGGAGTCCCGCTCAGCTTCAG CCACTGGAACGTGGGGGAGCCCAATGACTCTATGGGGCGTGAGGACTGCGCTATGATGCTACGCACAGGGATGTGGAACGACGCACCGTGCGACAACGAGAGGGACAACTGGATCTGTGAGAAGAGGCGCAGCTGCTGA